CGTGACGTATtaaatgcttttgtttatgtttctgctTACGTTCAGGCTCGGGGTACTTCATGCATTTCAGCACGGCCACTGGTAACCATGGCGACAAGGCTTACCTGGAGAGCCGCATCCTGTACCCACGACGAGGGTCGCAGTGCCTGCAGTTCTACCTCTACCACAGTGGGGGCGCCACTGACCTCCTCAGCGTCTGGGTCCGCGAGTACGACCAGCAAAACCCCAAAGGAATCCTGAGACTCATCAAGAAAATTAGCGGTATTTACTCTTATGCTTGGCATTGATCCTAGTATAATATTCTCTGTATGGGAATctattcagtcagacatttGGAGCCTGTAATCTAATCATATGGAGATCATAAAGGGTATTTTACTAACTTATACACCTTATTCCAACTACTTTCATTCTACAATGCAAGTTGAAATCAAGATCTTTTAGAGTGAGTTGTGCCTACCCACATAAGGGAAGGCATAATGTATATCTACTCACTGAAACATggtgggaaatgtgtgtgtgtgtgtgtgtgtgtgtgtgcgctgtacAGACGGTCCCAAGGACAGCTGGGAGCTCTATCATGTGACTCTGGACGTGTCAAAGAAATTCCGGCTCGTGTTTGAGGGGGTGAAGGGCACAGGTGGGTCCACGGGGGGGCTCTCCCTGGATGACATTAACATGTCGGAGACGCAGTGCCCCCACCACACCTGGCGGATCAGAAACTTCTCCAACCTCTTAGCCACCACTGCTCCGGGCACCAAGATCTACAGCCCCCCCTTCCTGTCCCCAGACGGCTACTCCTTCCAGGTCGGCCTCTACGTCAATGGGAAATCCTCGAGCCCTGACTCCATGGCCATCTACGTCCATCTGACCTCAGGGCCGCGTGACGACGAGCTCAAATGGCCGTGTCCATGGAGACAAGCTACTATGGCACTCATGGACCAGAACCCTCACATCCAGAAACGCATGAACAACCAGAGGATGGTGACCACCGACCCGGGGAAGACCACATCCGAcggtaaggggaaaaaaaagagggatagagagagaaagagagagagaaaaaggagttGGAGAGCCCTTTTTCCCCCCAGAGGGTGAGAGATCTCTGACATGGAGAAACGTAAGGTGATCACTATACGCTCTCTTATCTCTCACAGGGACGGAATATTACTGGGACGACCCGCGGAAGGTTGGCAGTTGGGTAACGGACTCAGACGGCAACTCGTACTACCGCGGCCCAGGCTATGGCACCAGCTCCTTCCTCACTCACAGTCGCCTGAAGAGCCGTGACTTCATCAAAGGAGATgacatcatcttcctcctcacgCTAGAGGGTACTTTGGTCCTTGGGAAGAAAACAGTGGTGATATTTTAATGACTACCAATCTGTGGGGTTCATGTAAAGACAGTAACATGACTGTAATGTACACGTTTATTTACAATAATCATTCATGAAGGCAGCTGATTTCATTTCCAGCTTAATTTTGCCACATTGTAATCACTTCGTGCTAATTTTTGGCCCATTTTGAGGGAAACATTTGGTGAATTCACCAAACTGAATTTTTCATCCTCCTCACTTTAGATGTGTCCAGTCTGCTAGAAACACAGCCTGTACCTTCGGTCATCACCTATGGCAAGGGTGTTTGAGAGAAGAGTCTGTCACCCGGCGACACTATGGCAAcctccatggcaacagtggctgtgtatgtttgtgttggggcAGTCCTGTTCCTGGTTCTTGCTGTGGGTGTGGCGTACTATGGGAGGAAGCGCTttaggagaggagacagagaagacagtTTAACAGAGCTGGAAGTGACAGCGGAGTGTAAGTAGGACGACCTCACACGCAGCACTGAACTAACATCTAAAACGGCGAAATCCACCGCAGTTCAGATCAATGTAGGATTCAGAAGTGTCAGTGAAGCGAAACACAACCCTTTCTCTGACAAACGCTTCACGAGACCTGCACAGatctctcagagacagagctgaattcAAACACGCCGTGAATTAAACATCTTAGTCTGACGTGCATCATTTCACCATGCTGAGCTCGTATCATTGTTGGAAACGTTTCTCTTGACTTTTCTACTCTTCTCTTACAGAAATGCTTCATGATAACCAGCCCCCTGGATGTTGCCTTGATCTGAAAAGTATGATATGTATTAAAAGTATGAGATGTACTGATGAGTTGTATTAAATCTCTCCATTGATGACAAGCAAAAAAATTATTCTGAAGCAAAGCAATGTACAATGTCTAATAAAAATCCAAAGCAAAcccctgtgtgtttgctgttgtgtTCAACAAGTTTCAGTAAATTCCCCAGGTAAACAGGCCACCAAAGCTCTTATTTAAAATTGTGTCATTAGTCCAAGGTTCTACAGCGTTAGGACTGATGGGTGTTCTATAAAAACGGGATTTCTCAGATAATTAAGGATTTTAGTTAGATATGACTCATCGTCAAGATTTGCACTTTAGCTGATTTCATGAAACAGTTTTGACTCTTGGCTCAAGTTTCTGGTCTGACTGAGAAACAGCACTACGTGGGATTCCTCACCTTCCTGATTCCCAGTTCTGCCTGTCCCCAGATTAACAGTGTGGTAACAGTGTTTATCCGTGATGGACCAATAGAAACAGGACAAATCAAAACTCGAGATAATCTGCCTTTTATGCTCGACACATTTATTaacattactgaacacaaacacagcgcGAGGCAGCCATCACGACCATCATCGCTCAGATGAGGAAGACTACGTCTTCGGAGACCATGACCTGGTTGTCGTCCTGCATGCGTTCCAGCAGAACTGTGACCTCCTGAGGGTCAAACTCCTCTGCCTGACCTTTGTTTATGAGGTTCAGTAGGTCAGGGACAGCGACCGACTGCGACCTGGTTGCCTTAAATGCCTTCAGTAAAGCGGCTTTGAACGTTTTCAACCtgcgccaaaaaaaaaaaaaaaatcagagcaggAGTGACGTTCAGAGAACCAGAGCAGGAGTGACATTCAGAGAACCAGTGCAGGGGTGACGTTCAGAGAACCAGAGCAGGAGTGACATTCAGAGAACCAGAGCAGGAGTGACATTCAGAGAACCAGAGCAGGAGTGACATTCAGAGAACCAGAGCAGGAGTGACATTCAGAGAACCAGAGCAGGAGTGACATTCAGAGAACCAGAGCAGGAGTGACGTTCCATTCCTCCGCCACATTTCAAATCTCTTCAACTCTagttgaaaaacacacagtgtcgTAAATACGGTCAGGGCGAGCGTGAGTGAAACAGCAGGACCCCTGTTAGGCTGCTGACATACACAGGCTGCCGCCTTAAAGATCAGTGTtaaggaaaggagagaacagGGGGACAGGTTTGGCCAGAGTGTGAAGCACGTCTCAGGTGAATACTGTACCTGTCTTGGCTGatctcctccttcctcctctggcTGATCCTCTGAGATGCTGGTCTGCTCCTCTGACTGGGCTGggctaaaacacacatcatcatcatcatcatcatcatcagtttcACAGGGGTCACACTTAGTGTTAATACCAGGTCTTGGCCcgtaaacattaaaatgtagaCATgtcaaacagagaggaaaagcttgtcttgctgtgtgtgtgtgtgtgtgtgtgtgtgtgtgttgttgttgttggtcacttactgttttctttctctgagaatTCATAAGGATCTGATTCATCTCCTGGCTCCATTTCATCAGTGTCATCTTTTGACATGCGAGAGCGCTTCCTgtgataaacaaaacacaaggcaGATGCATACCGATCTAAACCAGGCAGATCTCCAAAAACCTGCCAAACACACGCTTCCAAGTCTCCGCATGCCAACATGGTGAGCTGGTA
This sequence is a window from Chanos chanos chromosome 4, fChaCha1.1, whole genome shotgun sequence. Protein-coding genes within it:
- the mep1ba gene encoding meprin A subunit beta; protein product: LSAPSSGSTEIDVDDGKDLDIFDINEEAGLDLVEGDLMISEAEGWNTIIGDQYRWPNTVPYYLEDSLEINAKGVILQAFEQYRLKTCIDFKPWSGETNYISVFKGSGCYSSVGNRQVGKQALSIGTNCDRLGTVEHEFLHALGFWHEQSRADRDDYVKIVWDNITPGKEHNFNMYDDTLSSSLGVSYDYGSVMHYSKTAFRDGSDSTIVTKIPEFSDVIGQRMEFSENDLLKLNRLYNCTRSSTFLDSCSFEQPDICGMIQGEEANSAWQRVRSVPAGPNTDYTNMGKCEGSGYFMHFSTATGNHGDKAYLESRILYPRRGSQCLQFYLYHSGGATDLLSVWVREYDQQNPKGILRLIKKISDGPKDSWELYHVTLDVSKKFRLVFEGVKGTGGSTGGLSLDDINMSETQCPHHTWRIRNFSNLLATTAPGTKIYSPPFLSPDGYSFQVGLYVNGKSSSPDSMAIYVHLTSGPRDDELKWPCPWRQATMALMDQNPHIQKRMNNQRMVTTDPGKTTSDGTEYYWDDPRKVGSWVTDSDGNSYYRGPGYGTSSFLTHSRLKSRDFIKGDDIIFLLTLEDVSSLLETQPVPSSLSPGDTMATSMATVAVYVCVGAVLFLVLAVGVAYYGRKRFRRGDREDSLTELEVTAECK